The genomic stretch GTATTGAAGCAGAAGAAGGGGATGTTGTTCTTTTTGCACTCAAAAGCTACAAAGAAAGCAATGTTGATTTCATTGATGCATATCTTTCTCATCACATGGCAAAGTTGGGGAACAACAAGATATTCACTTTTGATAAGAAACATTTTTCAAGACTTGATATGGAAATTTTAAATACAGATTAGGAATAGTGAAAATGGTATCCATAGAACCAACCTCAGCACCCTTAAATAAAATTGCTGATTTCTTTTTAGTAAACATATATTATCTGCTATGCAGGACTGATATGCGCTCTTCTGAAAAGTAAGACACAAAAAACTGTCAACTGCAAACTCCATCAGATGCAAACAAAGAAACTGCCTCTGACGATATAAAAGAGTTGTTGCTGCTGGTTCAAAATCTGTAGGAGGAAGATTTGAAGCTATTAAAGCAAATAGCAAGAAGGCTAAGTAGGAAGACAGGAATTTTAGGTGCAGAACACGATTAACGAATTGTTAAAACTTTTATTTGGCAAGCAAAGAATTTATAGAAAATGTGAGAAGATTAGTGTATAATCTTGAGTAATGGTATTAGTTTTAGGAGGAATTATTTTGCTTGAACAGGAGTTAGCTAATTACTTGATTTAAACCAAAAAAGCAATCCTTGAAAAACAAATTGTTTTTCCTATGGTAGATAGTTCGTTAACTTTAAACGTAGTTTGTTTAGATAATATTTCGGAAAGACTATTAATAGATATTAATAGAAAGGGTACGTTTAAACTAACACGTTGTACATACAACGAAAGATATCAGACAGTTATAACCTTAGTAAGATTGGATATTGATACAAAACCTCACAGGAATCCAGATGGAACAGTTATTGGACCTAACCACATACATATATACAAAGAAGGATATGGAGATAAGTGGGCTTATCCATTAGAGGACTTTAAGTGTTTCAAAAATCCTAAAGACCTAATACAAACATTTGTAGAATTTTGTAGATTTTGCAATATCATAGAAATTCCTACCGTTCAGGCGGTGATGACATAGATGAGTGAAGTGTTAGAAGCAAAATTTTTTATCGATTCTTATTTAAAATGGTTAAAAGAGAATACTGATATAAAAAAATTAGAGAATAATGTTTTTGAACTGACTACTCCCTTTCTTGATAGACACAACGACTATATCCAAATTTATGTGGTAAAAGAAGGTGACAAACTGACCTTGACCGACGGTGGATATACGCTAAATGATTTAGCCATGTCAGGAATGGAAATGAACACAGAAAGAAGGAAACAAATTCTAAAAACTATTTTAAATGGCTTTGGTATTAGTCTAGAAAAGGAAGCGTTGGTAGTTAAGTGCGATTTAAAGACTTTTCCTTTGTACAAGCATAACTTAATACAGGCAATATTAGCAATCAATGATATGTTCATGTTGTCGCGCCAGAATGTAATGTCGATATTTTTAGAAGATGTAGAGAATTTTCTAAAAGCAAATAATATTAGGTATGTCCCAGGTTTTAGCTTAATTGGAAAAAGTGGTTTTAATTATAGATTTGATTTTGTTATACCATATTCTAAAAATGCTCCGGAGAGGTTTATAAAAGCTGTAAATAATCCTACCAAAGATATTACAAAGTCAATAATATTTGCATGGAATGATACAAAGGTAACGCGAACTGGTGAAACAAAATTGTATACAATCTTAAACGATGAAGACAACGATGTTTCATCAGATATAATAAGAGCTTTTTTAGAGTATGAGATAACACCTATAAAATGGACAGAAAGAAAGAAGTATATAGATGAGTTAGCAGCATAACTTAGTGTAAAATATTTATAGGATTTGAGATAGAAAAATAGCTCCCTCCTCTTGGTAGAAAAGAAAGAATGATATAAAATAATGTGGTGAAAATAAAAAAACTAAAAGGAAAACGGACCAAATGAGGGAGCAAAGTAATTGATAATATTATAGCAAAGATAGAGAAACTTTCAAATATGTTTGGAGAAGGCATAGTGGAGATAGCAAGTTATAAGAAAGATATAGCGAAGTATTCAATGGAATTGAAGAGACGAGACTATAAATAATTTTGTGTAAAGTATAAGGACCTCCTTCTTGGTAAGAATCAGAATATAAACAAAAATATCCAAGAAGACAAACGGTATAATGTCAAGGGGGTTTTTAAAGAATTTTTTTTAGATAATTAGGGCAAAAAAGACAATAGAATACCGAGCCGCTCAGCATGGAAAAATTTAACTGGCAGCTTGTTTGGGAAGGACTATTAAATTAAAAAATTGGGACTAACTAAGTATTGTAAACATCACCTCTTTCTTGATATATTTGACCAAGGCTAGAGCATGGCAAAGATCAAAGGAATTAAGCGTCTTGCGGTTAGGACGAGGGCACGTTTATGCTGGTGCTTGGTAACCTCTGAGAACTTCTTGTTGTAGAAGGCTTTGTAGCGTACTGTGTGCACCCTAACACAGTTAGCAGCCTCAACAAGATAATATCTCAGATATTGGTTACCACACTTAGCCAATGAGGTTTCCTGGGCATTGAAGTTGCCTTATTGGTACTGAGTCCAAACCAGGCCAGAATACTTTGCCAAAGCAGCTTCATTTTTGAAGCGTTTAATATCACCGATTTCAGCCTAGATAGCAGCTGCAAGAACATCTCCTATGCCAGGAATGGTAGTCAGGGTTTGAGAGAAAGCTTTAAGTAGTTTAGAGATTTCTTTGTCGAGTTTTTTGAGTTGTTCTTGCATAAATCTGATGTTTTCAAGAGTCATAGACAAAGCTAAGTCATTTGCCTCAGCCAACAGAGGATGTAATCTAAAGGAACGCTTAGCAGCAGTTTTAAGTATTTCAGCGATTTTATTGACATCTGAGAGTCTATTGTTGCCGTTATCGGATACGAATTTAATTAAATCTTCTAAAGGCATGGAGGCAATGTCGTCAGGTGTAAAGTTTTCGATGATAGCACAAGAAGCTTTACCGAATATATCTGAAAATGGGCAGTCTTGAGAATAAGTAGAGAATTTAAGGTATATGAGATTGAGAGCTCTGTTTTTTTCACGTGTCAAATTGTGAACAAGATGATAGCGCATTCTGGTAAGGCGTTGTAGTGTAGCATATTTAAAATCAGGTAAAGGTGTTGGGTTGAGTTTGCTGAACCTGACACATTCAGCGATGATAATTGCATCGATGCTATCTGTTTTAGGCAAGAAAGTGTAGATTTTTTTAAAGCCTTTGACTATGCTTGGGTTGAGAACATAAAAAGTTGGTTTATATAGCAGCAGTTCAGATGAAGAAGCAAGATACAAGTGCAGATGCCAAGCGTAATGTGAAGTTGCTTCCATGCCAAACTTAATACAGGATAGATTATACTGGCTGAGGCAATCAATAACTCTTTTGATTAATTCGTTAGCGCCTTCTTGATCGTTAGGCAAGGAAAAAGGTTTTTTAATCAAGTGATTTCCGGCATCATCGATGAAGAAGATAGAATTTGACTGACTACTGATA from Caldicellulosiruptor kronotskyensis 2002 encodes the following:
- a CDS encoding DUF6978 family protein, which translates into the protein MLEKQIVFPMVDSSLTLNVVCLDNISERLLIDINRKGTFKLTRCTYNERYQTVITLVRLDIDTKPHRNPDGTVIGPNHIHIYKEGYGDKWAYPLEDFKCFKNPKDLIQTFVEFCRFCNIIEIPTVQAVMT
- a CDS encoding DUF1829 domain-containing protein encodes the protein MSEVLEAKFFIDSYLKWLKENTDIKKLENNVFELTTPFLDRHNDYIQIYVVKEGDKLTLTDGGYTLNDLAMSGMEMNTERRKQILKTILNGFGISLEKEALVVKCDLKTFPLYKHNLIQAILAINDMFMLSRQNVMSIFLEDVENFLKANNIRYVPGFSLIGKSGFNYRFDFVIPYSKNAPERFIKAVNNPTKDITKSIIFAWNDTKVTRTGETKLYTILNDEDNDVSSDIIRAFLEYEITPIKWTERKKYIDELAA